From Saccharothrix espanaensis DSM 44229, the proteins below share one genomic window:
- a CDS encoding PPA1309 family protein, with protein sequence MAGVSASEKPPVVLPAVAREVEEFVSAAGWNQAPQLFALVPTADLLAQQPELAGQLDPAASPLTPIAQDELPDSELDKALAGIVWPDVVRGCALAQEIVVLPPEAEDSLSEDLDDEAARQFAAAHPQRREARLVAAVLRDGSVACVLRLRGGSEAPDEVVEHPELAPNLTDALLETLRP encoded by the coding sequence ATGGCGGGCGTGTCAGCGAGTGAGAAGCCGCCCGTGGTGCTGCCCGCCGTGGCCCGCGAGGTCGAGGAGTTCGTGTCCGCCGCCGGCTGGAACCAGGCGCCCCAGCTGTTCGCCCTGGTACCGACCGCCGACCTGCTCGCGCAGCAGCCGGAGCTGGCCGGTCAGCTCGATCCGGCGGCGTCGCCGCTGACCCCGATCGCGCAGGACGAGCTGCCGGACTCGGAGCTGGACAAGGCGCTGGCCGGGATCGTGTGGCCGGACGTCGTGCGCGGCTGCGCGCTGGCCCAGGAGATCGTCGTGCTGCCGCCGGAGGCCGAGGACTCGCTGTCGGAGGACCTGGACGACGAGGCGGCCCGCCAGTTCGCCGCCGCGCACCCGCAGCGCCGGGAGGCGCGCCTGGTGGCGGCCGTGCTGCGGGACGGGTCGGTGGCGTGCGTGCTGCGGTTGCGCGGCGGCTCGGAGGCCCCCGACGAGGTCGTGGAGCACCCCGAGCTGGCCCCGAACCTGACCGACGCGCTGCTGGAGACCCTGC